One genomic segment of [Phormidium] sp. ETS-05 includes these proteins:
- a CDS encoding DUF1815 family protein → MFVRLAEQHRQFVKDLVMNLQALALVLERRGYLASCYTCGGQMNSASFMVSLGENHLIRFLVSDYGITWTEMRDDRELMKLEGAEAISQLQELANLVKNSIGPGFLDAPPMPEGSRGALTPVAIASPQHVKT, encoded by the coding sequence GTGTTTGTCAGATTAGCAGAACAGCACAGACAATTCGTCAAAGACTTGGTAATGAACTTGCAAGCTCTGGCTCTCGTCCTAGAGCGGCGCGGCTATCTAGCATCCTGCTATACCTGCGGCGGCCAGATGAACAGCGCTTCATTTATGGTCAGCTTGGGGGAAAATCACCTGATTCGCTTCCTGGTATCCGATTATGGGATTACTTGGACGGAAATGCGGGACGATCGGGAATTGATGAAGCTAGAAGGTGCGGAAGCCATCAGCCAACTGCAAGAGCTGGCCAATTTGGTGAAAAACAGCATTGGTCCTGGCTTTCTTGATGCTCCGCCGATGCCTGAAGGCAGTCGTGGCGCCCTCACTCCGGTGGCGATCGCCTCCCCACAGCACGTTAAAACCTAG
- a CDS encoding DUF2839 domain-containing protein, producing the protein MGESKRRKEALQDKYGKEKTILPWMPITKSQAEQFVKWSTTGAWIGIGLLVAWWITVRFIGPSFGWWQVN; encoded by the coding sequence ATGGGAGAATCAAAGCGTCGCAAGGAAGCACTACAAGATAAATACGGCAAAGAGAAAACCATCCTGCCCTGGATGCCTATCACCAAAAGCCAAGCCGAACAGTTTGTGAAGTGGAGTACAACCGGCGCCTGGATCGGCATTGGATTGCTGGTGGCTTGGTGGATCACCGTGCGGTTTATTGGTCCAAGTTTCGGGTGGTGGCAGGTTAACTAG
- a CDS encoding helicase C-terminal domain-containing protein, producing the protein MAAGALLALPGGHLVAQGGAKSSMIEVEVHQQLRAFLRSQGQPNWPHHLTMGRLVARALRLGRSALIQTGGSYHHQLSYLMPLLMWPGPAAIVAPESVQQRLQFVDIPQLQRWMVSSKPIRQGSSWPSEDFQGILLVSLDVWLADRLCVGSGGIPGIPPGIPTIIEGAEELPERVRDILRIIISSADWLELMLACPQHTEAIRNARVQLTHALFSHPSNPYQCYLLDEAERSILHRLHQSLPETELPESWRQFLASGLDLDIQLLTARVDRDRGEFSLYLAPMEVASALQPVWLMQPVVLIGSALDLDPQASIYRLQVGLADVTCVKFGTDRHNELIQLYLPDRFALPNTPQFQQALINELRMLLCISAPAPGISVMIVEDLPLKARVGALLAAEFGSRVQVETTDLGPEGILVCGWQFWLRYQALLIPPKLLVIATLPIPSLEDPIVAGRVAYYKRQRQDWFRLYLLPTALNILQRSVTTVRQCQGVVALLDSRVIHRSYGSLVLAALSPHARIDYLDATYFCS; encoded by the coding sequence TTGGCAGCGGGCGCTCTTCTGGCGCTTCCCGGCGGTCATTTGGTGGCGCAAGGCGGCGCTAAATCCTCGATGATTGAAGTCGAAGTCCACCAACAATTGCGCGCTTTCCTGCGCTCCCAGGGACAGCCCAACTGGCCCCATCATTTGACGATGGGGCGGCTGGTGGCTCGGGCTTTGCGTTTGGGGCGCAGCGCTCTGATTCAAACTGGGGGTAGCTATCACCACCAACTCAGCTATTTAATGCCGCTGTTGATGTGGCCGGGTCCGGCGGCGATCGTGGCACCGGAGTCAGTGCAGCAGCGCTTACAGTTTGTGGATATCCCCCAGCTACAGCGGTGGATGGTGTCCTCAAAACCGATTCGCCAAGGGTCGAGCTGGCCCTCTGAGGACTTCCAGGGCATCCTCCTGGTGTCTCTGGATGTTTGGTTGGCAGACCGCCTCTGTGTGGGGAGTGGGGGAATACCTGGAATTCCTCCCGGAATTCCCACCATTATTGAAGGTGCCGAAGAACTCCCGGAACGAGTGCGGGATATTCTTCGCATCATTATTAGCTCGGCTGACTGGTTGGAGCTGATGTTGGCTTGTCCCCAGCACACAGAGGCGATCCGCAATGCGCGGGTACAGCTCACCCATGCTCTGTTTAGCCATCCGTCTAACCCCTATCAGTGCTATTTGCTCGATGAGGCGGAGCGATCGATTTTACACCGCCTGCATCAGTCTCTACCAGAGACGGAATTGCCAGAATCTTGGCGGCAGTTTTTGGCGAGTGGTCTGGATTTGGATATCCAGCTCCTGACGGCTAGGGTCGATCGCGATCGCGGCGAATTTAGTCTGTATCTCGCTCCGATGGAAGTGGCATCAGCTTTGCAGCCGGTTTGGCTGATGCAGCCGGTGGTTTTAATCGGGTCCGCATTGGATTTAGACCCCCAAGCCTCCATCTACCGCCTGCAGGTGGGTTTGGCGGATGTTACTTGTGTCAAGTTTGGCACCGATCGGCATAACGAATTGATTCAGCTCTACTTGCCCGATCGGTTCGCTCTACCCAACACGCCCCAATTTCAACAGGCTTTGATTAATGAACTGCGGATGTTGCTGTGCATCAGTGCCCCAGCCCCCGGGATATCGGTGATGATCGTGGAAGATTTGCCCCTGAAAGCTCGGGTCGGTGCATTACTGGCGGCTGAGTTTGGCTCTCGGGTTCAGGTGGAAACAACCGACCTCGGCCCGGAGGGGATTTTAGTCTGCGGTTGGCAGTTCTGGTTGCGGTATCAGGCGCTTCTGATCCCCCCAAAACTCCTGGTCATCGCCACTTTGCCCATCCCCTCTCTGGAAGACCCGATCGTGGCTGGTCGTGTCGCCTACTACAAACGCCAGCGTCAAGACTGGTTTCGCCTCTACCTCCTTCCCACCGCCTTAAATATCCTCCAACGCAGTGTCACCACGGTGCGCCAATGCCAAGGCGTAGTTGCTCTCCTCGATAGTCGTGTCATCCACCGCAGCTATGGCTCTCTTGTCCTCGCCGCCCTCAGCCCCCACGCCCGCATTGACTACCTCGATGCCACCTACTTCTGCAGCTAA
- a CDS encoding DUF1517 domain-containing protein, translating to MSSIGDRFNQMIGRTRFVVCRLFLHLGGAEVAPLLGVLNRAAFNAIDADGDLEVLGDGLVEICENLLRSDTYWRSAANEGDVFWEEGLAGDYWNELFTDSSQRYLSEPNFSDNDPTDAPLSLPVTTNLVVMITVAFEGEVPSLETDLAHMEAMQAGLKSLINLHYQKNLRAISVHFSPAQLGDQLSEDQLYEHFPELIPL from the coding sequence ATGAGTTCTATTGGCGATCGCTTTAACCAAATGATTGGCCGCACTCGGTTTGTGGTCTGTCGTCTGTTCCTCCACCTTGGTGGTGCGGAAGTCGCCCCCCTCTTGGGGGTTCTCAACCGCGCCGCCTTCAACGCGATCGACGCTGATGGCGATTTAGAAGTCCTCGGCGACGGACTGGTGGAAATCTGCGAAAACTTACTCCGTTCTGATACCTACTGGCGTTCCGCCGCCAATGAAGGGGATGTGTTTTGGGAAGAAGGACTGGCGGGTGATTACTGGAACGAGTTATTTACCGACTCCAGCCAACGATACTTAAGTGAACCAAACTTCAGTGATAATGACCCGACCGATGCCCCCCTCTCCTTGCCCGTCACCACCAACCTGGTGGTAATGATTACCGTGGCTTTTGAGGGGGAAGTACCTTCCCTAGAAACAGATTTGGCCCATATGGAGGCTATGCAGGCCGGACTAAAATCTCTGATTAATCTACACTATCAAAAGAACCTGCGCGCCATTAGCGTGCATTTCTCCCCCGCTCAACTGGGGGACCAACTGAGCGAAGACCAGCTCTACGAACATTTTCCAGAGTTGATTCCTCTATAA
- a CDS encoding pentapeptide repeat-containing protein, with protein sequence MQAEEIIRKYATGERNFVGISIPEINLSRANLTGINFTDAILSIANLSGCNLSDANLSGAKLNVARLSGANLNKAKLNGAILNVANLVRANMSEAELMQAALIRAELIRADLSRANLKEANLNGADLREAKLRQVNLSGANLSEADMRGTSLAGANLEGATLSGTDLSRSDMSRADLTDADLRHANLSRVNLSGAILRGANLRWADLSGANLRWVDMTEAKLSGANLLGADLSNANLTNASCVHADLTQANLIRVEWMGADMSGATLTGAKLFGVSRYGLKTEGITCEWVDLSQHGDRSEIYKFTAEEAKQFFNQTRPLVRIIIDAPLDQDANFALATAYHQISQQSPVKIPPPSIDVGYRRTTIIFRLDSDTDIFSTSYLACLPFRDAEPIQKNIITLMKMLQAHAINSHSKDTLRQIRQLSLALNETIQTVNKLKVSMPNGMNTEEISFFQSPTRILLSNSSDRSLQVFTHPNFGQRLMNNAGGMTAVAGMAKSSDKLALPSLNLLVEFIQGFYYLES encoded by the coding sequence ATGCAAGCTGAGGAAATTATCAGAAAATATGCTACAGGAGAAAGAAACTTTGTCGGTATCTCCATACCTGAAATCAACCTGAGTCGCGCCAATCTCACTGGGATTAATTTCACCGATGCGATTTTGAGTATTGCCAATCTCAGTGGTTGCAATCTCAGTGACGCCAACCTGAGCGGGGCGAAACTTAATGTGGCCAGATTAAGCGGAGCTAATCTCAATAAGGCAAAATTAAATGGCGCCATTCTCAATGTGGCTAATTTGGTGCGGGCAAATATGAGTGAGGCGGAGCTGATGCAAGCGGCGTTGATTCGCGCTGAGCTGATCCGTGCTGACTTGAGCCGTGCCAATCTCAAGGAGGCGAACCTGAATGGGGCGGATTTGCGGGAAGCGAAGCTGCGACAGGTGAATTTGAGTGGCGCTAACTTGAGTGAAGCGGATATGCGGGGCACCTCTCTGGCGGGGGCGAACCTGGAAGGGGCAACTCTGAGCGGTACGGATCTGAGCCGATCGGATATGAGTCGGGCGGATCTGACCGATGCGGACTTGAGACATGCCAACCTCAGTCGGGTTAACCTCAGCGGTGCTATCTTGCGGGGGGCGAATCTCCGCTGGGCGGACCTGAGTGGGGCTAACTTGAGATGGGTCGATATGACGGAGGCGAAGTTGAGTGGCGCCAACTTGCTCGGAGCTGATTTGAGCAATGCTAATTTAACCAATGCTAGTTGCGTTCACGCGGATTTAACTCAGGCAAATCTGATCCGGGTGGAGTGGATGGGGGCGGATATGTCGGGGGCGACTTTAACTGGTGCGAAGCTGTTTGGGGTTTCTCGCTATGGCTTGAAGACGGAGGGCATCACCTGTGAATGGGTGGACCTCAGCCAACATGGCGATCGCAGTGAGATTTACAAGTTCACAGCGGAAGAGGCGAAGCAGTTTTTTAATCAAACCCGCCCTTTAGTCAGAATTATCATTGACGCGCCTTTAGACCAAGATGCTAATTTTGCCTTGGCCACCGCTTATCACCAAATCTCCCAGCAATCGCCGGTGAAAATTCCGCCGCCTAGCATTGATGTGGGCTACCGCCGCACTACGATTATTTTCCGCCTGGACAGCGACACGGATATCTTTTCTACGTCTTATCTGGCCTGTCTTCCGTTTCGGGATGCGGAGCCGATTCAGAAAAATATCATCACTTTGATGAAAATGCTGCAAGCTCACGCGATTAATAGCCACAGTAAAGATACGCTCCGGCAAATCAGGCAATTGAGTTTGGCTCTTAATGAGACCATTCAAACGGTTAATAAGTTGAAGGTATCGATGCCAAATGGTATGAATACGGAGGAGATTTCTTTCTTCCAATCTCCCACCCGTATCCTCTTGAGCAACTCGAGCGATCGCAGTTTGCAGGTTTTTACCCACCCTAATTTCGGACAGCGCTTGATGAATAATGCTGGGGGGATGACGGCGGTGGCGGGTATGGCCAAAAGCTCGGATAAATTGGCCCTCCCTTCTCTCAACTTGCTGGTGGAATTTATCCAAGGCTTCTATTATTTGGAAAGTTAA